The proteins below are encoded in one region of Drosophila santomea strain STO CAGO 1482 chromosome 2R, Prin_Dsan_1.1, whole genome shotgun sequence:
- the LOC120446592 gene encoding xenotropic and polytropic retrovirus receptor 1 isoform X2, translating into MADFEELFFTTCRGELTKVNDFFAHKQAEAHRKLATLNYQLDRRRAQQDPRGSSTSRGSASSRTRQTEDKRKMPPIKKLRLAMSEFYLSLIMLQNYQTLNLTAFRKICKKYDKNLKSEAGFSWYERFVLKSTFAMTLQLDRMITDTEDLYTEYLANGDRSKAMAKLRVPPLGHQTPPVHVFSAGLFLGLFLVGAIMCIISYFSLNLSPELRYTFVSLFRGPISGVTFGFCLALNIKVYENVGVNHVLIFEVERRSALGAMGSLEIASFFGYMSTLSILLYLLHKEFFIADPNYIPLVQLAVVVVLFVNPVPILFYSARMWLLTVMGRVLLSPFFFVNFADFWVADQWTSLVVSIVDHYYLVRFYVRYFLDRSDAFEFEPDYAVAVIRCLPAWFRFAQSLRRFRDSGSKSTDYLINALKYFLSIGEVVFSTIQMQTITQYTELFESPWTWAYITICIVSSIYSVFWDLLMDFGLFRVWKGENLFLRDNLVYPRWLYYFVIVENTLLRFVWILEFVLVYQDVLAPYNGKSLICFSEIVRRFFWNFLRLENEHLYNCGQFRATRDIFITRLDPQEERFLQSVMDNTEDLAREKRDKKYF; encoded by the exons ATGGC GGACTTCGAGGAGCTCTTCTTCACCACCTGCAGAGGTGAATTGACCAAAGTAAATGACTTTTTTGCCCACAAGCAGGCGGAAGCGCATCGCAAGCTGGCCACCCTCAACTACCAACTGGACCGTCGTCGTGCACAGCAGGATCCTCGGGGATCGTCGACATCCAGGGGCTCAGCTTCGTCAAGGACTCGCCAGACGGAGGACAAGCGCAAGATGCCGCCCATCAAGAAGCTTCGTCTGGCCATGAGCGAGTTTTATCTGAG CCTGATAATGTTGCAGAACTATCAGACATTGAACTTGACAGCCTTTCGCAAAATCTGCAAGAAGTACGACAAGAATCTGAAATCAGAGGCTGGCTTTAGCTGGTACGAGAGATTCGTTCTGAAGTCGACTTTTGCCATGACCTTGCAATTGGACCGAATGATTACGGACACGGAGGACCTATACACGGAATACTTGGCCAATGGAGACAGATCCAAGGCCATGGCCAAGCTTCGAGTGCCGCCATTGGGCCACCAAACTCCACCGGTTCATGTCTTCAGCGCCGGTCTCTTTCTCGGTCTTTTCTTGGTGGGAGCTATCATGTGTATTATATCAT ATTTCTCCTTGAATTTGAGTCCAGAGCTTCGCTACACCTTTGTCAGTCTGTTTAGAGGGCCCATTTCAGGCGTGACTTTCGGCTTCTGTCTGGCTTTGAATATTAAAGTGTACGAGAACGTGGGCGTCAACCACGTTTTAATCTTCGAAGTGGAGCGCAGGAGTGCCTTGGGAGCCATGGGGTCCTTGGAAATAGCCAGTTTCTTTGGCTACATGAGCACTCTCAGCATTCTGCTCTACTTGCTCCACAAGGAGTTCTTTATTGCGGATCCGAACTACATACCGCTGGTCCAGCTGGCCGTTGTAGTTGTGCTCTTCGTGAACCCCGTTCCCATTCTTTTCTACTCAGCCAGGATGTGGCTATTGACCGTCATGGGACGCGTCCTTTTGTCCCCCTTCTTCTTTGTGAACTTCGCGGACTTCTGGGTGGCGGATCAGTGGACCTCTCTGGTGGTCAGCATCGTGGACCACTATTACCTGGTCCGGTTCTATGTGCGATACTTCCTGGATCGGAGTGATGCCTTCGAGTTTGAACCGGACTACGCGGTGGCAGTCATCAGATGTTTGCCTGCGTGGTTCAGGTTCGCTCAGAGTCTTCGAAGATTCAGGGACAGTGGGTCCAAGTCCACGGATTATCTGATCAACGCCTTAAAGTACTTTTTATCCATAGGGGAAGTCGTATTTTCAACaattcaaatgcaaacaatta CCCAATATACTGAACTATTTGAGAGCCCCTGGACTTGGGCTTATATaacaatttgcattgtttCGTCCATTTACTCTGTGTTCTGGGATTTGCTGATGGACTTCGGTTTATTCAGAGTGTGGAAGGGTGAGAACCTATTTCTACGCGACAACTTGGTCTACCCCAGG TGGCTGTACTACTTTGTGATCGTGGAAAATACGCTGCTTCGGTTCGTTTGGATCTTGGAGTTTGTCCTGGTCTATCAGGATGTGTTGGCACCGTACAATGGGAAATCGTTGATTTGCTTCAGCGAGATAGTGAGGCGATTTTTCTGGAACTTCCTGCGCCTGGAGAACGAGCATTTGTATAATTGCGGGCAATTCAGAGCCACACGGGACATCTTCATAACGAGGCTGGATCCGCAAGAGGAAAGATTCCTGCAGAGTGTAATGGACAATACGGAAGATTTGGCAAGGGAAAAAAGAGATAAAAAGTACTTTTAA
- the LOC120446592 gene encoding xenotropic and polytropic retrovirus receptor 1 isoform X3, with amino-acid sequence MLQNYQTLNLTAFRKICKKYDKNLKSEAGFSWYERFVLKSTFAMTLQLDRMITDTEDLYTEYLANGDRSKAMAKLRVPPLGHQTPPVHVFSAGLFLGLFLVGAIMCIISYFSLNLSPELRYTFVSLFRGPISGVTFGFCLALNIKVYENVGVNHVLIFEVERRSALGAMGSLEIASFFGYMSTLSILLYLLHKEFFIADPNYIPLVQLAVVVVLFVNPVPILFYSARMWLLTVMGRVLLSPFFFVNFADFWVADQWTSLVVSIVDHYYLVRFYVRYFLDRSDAFEFEPDYAVAVIRCLPAWFRFAQSLRRFRDSGSKSTDYLINALKYFLSIGEVVFSTIQMQTITQYTELFESPWTWAYITICIVSSIYSVFWDLLMDFGLFRVWKGENLFLRDNLVYPRWLYYFVIVENTLLRFVWILEFVLVYQDVLAPYNGKSLICFSEIVRRFFWNFLRLENEHLYNCGQFRATRDIFITRLDPQEERFLQSVMDNTEDLAREKRDKKYF; translated from the exons ATGTTGCAGAACTATCAGACATTGAACTTGACAGCCTTTCGCAAAATCTGCAAGAAGTACGACAAGAATCTGAAATCAGAGGCTGGCTTTAGCTGGTACGAGAGATTCGTTCTGAAGTCGACTTTTGCCATGACCTTGCAATTGGACCGAATGATTACGGACACGGAGGACCTATACACGGAATACTTGGCCAATGGAGACAGATCCAAGGCCATGGCCAAGCTTCGAGTGCCGCCATTGGGCCACCAAACTCCACCGGTTCATGTCTTCAGCGCCGGTCTCTTTCTCGGTCTTTTCTTGGTGGGAGCTATCATGTGTATTATATCAT ATTTCTCCTTGAATTTGAGTCCAGAGCTTCGCTACACCTTTGTCAGTCTGTTTAGAGGGCCCATTTCAGGCGTGACTTTCGGCTTCTGTCTGGCTTTGAATATTAAAGTGTACGAGAACGTGGGCGTCAACCACGTTTTAATCTTCGAAGTGGAGCGCAGGAGTGCCTTGGGAGCCATGGGGTCCTTGGAAATAGCCAGTTTCTTTGGCTACATGAGCACTCTCAGCATTCTGCTCTACTTGCTCCACAAGGAGTTCTTTATTGCGGATCCGAACTACATACCGCTGGTCCAGCTGGCCGTTGTAGTTGTGCTCTTCGTGAACCCCGTTCCCATTCTTTTCTACTCAGCCAGGATGTGGCTATTGACCGTCATGGGACGCGTCCTTTTGTCCCCCTTCTTCTTTGTGAACTTCGCGGACTTCTGGGTGGCGGATCAGTGGACCTCTCTGGTGGTCAGCATCGTGGACCACTATTACCTGGTCCGGTTCTATGTGCGATACTTCCTGGATCGGAGTGATGCCTTCGAGTTTGAACCGGACTACGCGGTGGCAGTCATCAGATGTTTGCCTGCGTGGTTCAGGTTCGCTCAGAGTCTTCGAAGATTCAGGGACAGTGGGTCCAAGTCCACGGATTATCTGATCAACGCCTTAAAGTACTTTTTATCCATAGGGGAAGTCGTATTTTCAACaattcaaatgcaaacaatta CCCAATATACTGAACTATTTGAGAGCCCCTGGACTTGGGCTTATATaacaatttgcattgtttCGTCCATTTACTCTGTGTTCTGGGATTTGCTGATGGACTTCGGTTTATTCAGAGTGTGGAAGGGTGAGAACCTATTTCTACGCGACAACTTGGTCTACCCCAGG TGGCTGTACTACTTTGTGATCGTGGAAAATACGCTGCTTCGGTTCGTTTGGATCTTGGAGTTTGTCCTGGTCTATCAGGATGTGTTGGCACCGTACAATGGGAAATCGTTGATTTGCTTCAGCGAGATAGTGAGGCGATTTTTCTGGAACTTCCTGCGCCTGGAGAACGAGCATTTGTATAATTGCGGGCAATTCAGAGCCACACGGGACATCTTCATAACGAGGCTGGATCCGCAAGAGGAAAGATTCCTGCAGAGTGTAATGGACAATACGGAAGATTTGGCAAGGGAAAAAAGAGATAAAAAGTACTTTTAA
- the LOC120446592 gene encoding xenotropic and polytropic retrovirus receptor 1 isoform X1, with protein MKFGKTLDNLMVPEWRHQYMNYNELNQLIRNGVSNAPSGARPSNDSVIGYYRDFEELFFTTCRGELTKVNDFFAHKQAEAHRKLATLNYQLDRRRAQQDPRGSSTSRGSASSRTRQTEDKRKMPPIKKLRLAMSEFYLSLIMLQNYQTLNLTAFRKICKKYDKNLKSEAGFSWYERFVLKSTFAMTLQLDRMITDTEDLYTEYLANGDRSKAMAKLRVPPLGHQTPPVHVFSAGLFLGLFLVGAIMCIISYFSLNLSPELRYTFVSLFRGPISGVTFGFCLALNIKVYENVGVNHVLIFEVERRSALGAMGSLEIASFFGYMSTLSILLYLLHKEFFIADPNYIPLVQLAVVVVLFVNPVPILFYSARMWLLTVMGRVLLSPFFFVNFADFWVADQWTSLVVSIVDHYYLVRFYVRYFLDRSDAFEFEPDYAVAVIRCLPAWFRFAQSLRRFRDSGSKSTDYLINALKYFLSIGEVVFSTIQMQTITQYTELFESPWTWAYITICIVSSIYSVFWDLLMDFGLFRVWKGENLFLRDNLVYPRWLYYFVIVENTLLRFVWILEFVLVYQDVLAPYNGKSLICFSEIVRRFFWNFLRLENEHLYNCGQFRATRDIFITRLDPQEERFLQSVMDNTEDLAREKRDKKYF; from the exons ATGAAGTTTGGCAAGACTCTAGATAATCTCATGGTACCCGAGTGGCGACATCAGTACATGAACTACAAT GAGCTAAATCAGTTGATACGGAATGGCGTGAGCAATGCGCCCAGTGGAGCTCGGCCAAGTAATGATAGTGTTATCGGTTACTACAGGGACTTCGAGGAGCTCTTCTTCACCACCTGCAGAGGTGAATTGACCAAAGTAAATGACTTTTTTGCCCACAAGCAGGCGGAAGCGCATCGCAAGCTGGCCACCCTCAACTACCAACTGGACCGTCGTCGTGCACAGCAGGATCCTCGGGGATCGTCGACATCCAGGGGCTCAGCTTCGTCAAGGACTCGCCAGACGGAGGACAAGCGCAAGATGCCGCCCATCAAGAAGCTTCGTCTGGCCATGAGCGAGTTTTATCTGAG CCTGATAATGTTGCAGAACTATCAGACATTGAACTTGACAGCCTTTCGCAAAATCTGCAAGAAGTACGACAAGAATCTGAAATCAGAGGCTGGCTTTAGCTGGTACGAGAGATTCGTTCTGAAGTCGACTTTTGCCATGACCTTGCAATTGGACCGAATGATTACGGACACGGAGGACCTATACACGGAATACTTGGCCAATGGAGACAGATCCAAGGCCATGGCCAAGCTTCGAGTGCCGCCATTGGGCCACCAAACTCCACCGGTTCATGTCTTCAGCGCCGGTCTCTTTCTCGGTCTTTTCTTGGTGGGAGCTATCATGTGTATTATATCAT ATTTCTCCTTGAATTTGAGTCCAGAGCTTCGCTACACCTTTGTCAGTCTGTTTAGAGGGCCCATTTCAGGCGTGACTTTCGGCTTCTGTCTGGCTTTGAATATTAAAGTGTACGAGAACGTGGGCGTCAACCACGTTTTAATCTTCGAAGTGGAGCGCAGGAGTGCCTTGGGAGCCATGGGGTCCTTGGAAATAGCCAGTTTCTTTGGCTACATGAGCACTCTCAGCATTCTGCTCTACTTGCTCCACAAGGAGTTCTTTATTGCGGATCCGAACTACATACCGCTGGTCCAGCTGGCCGTTGTAGTTGTGCTCTTCGTGAACCCCGTTCCCATTCTTTTCTACTCAGCCAGGATGTGGCTATTGACCGTCATGGGACGCGTCCTTTTGTCCCCCTTCTTCTTTGTGAACTTCGCGGACTTCTGGGTGGCGGATCAGTGGACCTCTCTGGTGGTCAGCATCGTGGACCACTATTACCTGGTCCGGTTCTATGTGCGATACTTCCTGGATCGGAGTGATGCCTTCGAGTTTGAACCGGACTACGCGGTGGCAGTCATCAGATGTTTGCCTGCGTGGTTCAGGTTCGCTCAGAGTCTTCGAAGATTCAGGGACAGTGGGTCCAAGTCCACGGATTATCTGATCAACGCCTTAAAGTACTTTTTATCCATAGGGGAAGTCGTATTTTCAACaattcaaatgcaaacaatta CCCAATATACTGAACTATTTGAGAGCCCCTGGACTTGGGCTTATATaacaatttgcattgtttCGTCCATTTACTCTGTGTTCTGGGATTTGCTGATGGACTTCGGTTTATTCAGAGTGTGGAAGGGTGAGAACCTATTTCTACGCGACAACTTGGTCTACCCCAGG TGGCTGTACTACTTTGTGATCGTGGAAAATACGCTGCTTCGGTTCGTTTGGATCTTGGAGTTTGTCCTGGTCTATCAGGATGTGTTGGCACCGTACAATGGGAAATCGTTGATTTGCTTCAGCGAGATAGTGAGGCGATTTTTCTGGAACTTCCTGCGCCTGGAGAACGAGCATTTGTATAATTGCGGGCAATTCAGAGCCACACGGGACATCTTCATAACGAGGCTGGATCCGCAAGAGGAAAGATTCCTGCAGAGTGTAATGGACAATACGGAAGATTTGGCAAGGGAAAAAAGAGATAAAAAGTACTTTTAA